A single genomic interval of Musa acuminata AAA Group cultivar baxijiao chromosome BXJ3-4, Cavendish_Baxijiao_AAA, whole genome shotgun sequence harbors:
- the LOC103982260 gene encoding uncharacterized protein LOC103982260 isoform X1: MDPLRSYLGRLLQEEITPVIMVLSTPLVEDACQTNGLNFIELLLPFSVFNKINVPVRTASDQPYRLQMFKLRLAYASDIHLQNYEAAEEHLKKVVLDASQKTLTDLISEPPQLENLLKNSESDLCPSWIETFNKELIRTLSFSEHETFDHPVACLLVVSSKDEQPINRFVDILNTNQLPSLLSDGVMDPKVLKHYLLLHDNQDGSPEKITSILAEMRNTYGSNCKLLCINSAQSANGNGKDIQWMPYGSHVLRNDDIACFLSTDDINAVRDFMLDLSSNYVIPHVEQKIRILNQQVAATRKGFRNQIKNLWWRKGKEDTPETANGPIYTFSSIESQIRVLADYAFMLRDYELALSNYRLLSTDYKLDKAWKRYAGVQEMTGLCYFMLDQSRKDSEYCMESAFTTYLKIGSSSQRNASRCGLWWAEMLKARGQFKDAANIYFRISNEEPSLLAAVMLEQASYCYLLSSPPMLRKYGFHLVLAGNRYYMSDQRHHAIRAYRNALFVYKQNGWTYISDHVHYNVGRWYSFIGILDVAVKHMLEVLACSHQSLATQNMFLNDFFHIVQSMGKKFEVYKLRLPVINMASLKVLYEDFRTYASPSDVHVSESLWQSLEEELVPSASTGRSNWLDSQIKSSSSKRNDESPVCVAGESVVVDLEFINPLQVSISVSEISLICELMAKSKEPDTGSASHTAPEEDSELKDSPSCRDSNSDGSFTLSKLDVVLGGGETKRIQLEVSPKIEGLLKISGVRWTLSDIVVGYQYFEFDSKNKEKKGRRARRSLSHNLSFIVIKGLPKLDACIQHLPKKVYAGDLRLLLLELHNQSEFSVKNIKMKISHPRYLIPGNMEDLEMDFPECLEKQKSSGSKETPANVMLKFKNLLFSFPDDATIQGGTNFTWPLWFHAGLSGRISLYISIYYEVASCSSDMKYRILRMHHDLEVLPSLDVSFQISPCESSLEEYFVRMDILNRTKSETFSLNQLSCVGNLWEILALPESLSMQPVQTLLAGQALSCFFKLKDCRKVINTEGEVTLQGSDLLMISHSCKEAMIDVSRSPLAEFHQHERFHQGKSAKGDSSIVDFILISKMQGNGPVFEPGMQPKLLSYHACHCSISSRCPLSWQMNGPRMINHDFSGSFCEANFHLRIHSCSDAAVIIRLTTYDTLPEKNQSSDGVKLSDSAENEGGWHDISLVNDMKVLSSVHGNRPKKSSVDTLSPFVWCATSSTKLKLEPLCTTEISLKICLFAAGTYDLSNYELHWEVKPLEEGIAGVSSSGTVHGHPFYLTVLHAPR, encoded by the exons ATGGATCCTTTAAGATCTTATTTGGGGAGACTGCTACAGGAAGAGATCACTCCAGTGATTATGGTCCTTTCAACTCCGCTTGTTGAAGATGCTTGCCAAACGAATGGACTAAATTTTATTGAGTTGCTTCTTCCATTCTCTGTGTTCAACAAAATTAATG TACCTGTTCGTACTGCAAGTGATCAACCTTATAGGCTACAGATGTTCAAGCTGCGACTGGCTTATGCCTCTGACATACACCTGCAAAATTATGAG GCTGCAGAAGAGCATTTGAAGAAGGTGGTTCTTGATGCCAGCCAAAAGACCCTCACTGATTTGATTTCTGAGCCACCACAACTGGAAAACTTGCTCAAGA ATTCAGAATCAGATTTATGCCCATCATGGATAGAGACCTTCAATAAAGAGCTTATTCGAACACTATCTTTTTCAGAGCATGAAACTTTTGACCACCCTGTGGCAT GTCTACTTGTGGTGTCATCAAAAGATGAACAGCCTATCAATAGATTTGTTGATATTTTGAATACCAATCAATTGCCATCCCTTCTGAGTGATGGTGTAATGGACCCGAAGGTTTTGAAGCATTATCTACTCTTACATGATAACCAAGATGGCTCACCAGAGAA GATAACGAGCATTTTAGCAGAAATGAGGAATACCTATGGCTCAAATTGCAAATTGTTGTGTATTAATTCTGCTCAGAGTGCGAACGGCAACGGGAAAGATATTCAATGGATGCCTTAT GGAAGTCATGTGTTGCGTAATGATGATATTGCTTGCTTCCTTAGCACTGATGATATTAATGCG GTTAGGGACTTCATGCTAGATCTCTCTTCTAATTATGTTATTCCTCACGTGGAGCAAAAGATACGCATCCTCAATCAGCAG GTCGCTGCAACGAGGAAAGGATTTAGAAATCAGATAAAAAACTTATGGTGGAGAAAAGGGAAAGAGGATACACCTGAAACTGCTAATGGTCCTAT TTATACTTTTAGCTCTATTGAGTCTCAGATAAGAGTTCTTGCTGACTATGCCTTTATGTTACGGGACTATGAACTTGCCTTGTCAAATTATCGCTTACTCTCTACCGACTACAAGCTCGATAAAGCTTGGAAGCGTTACGCCGGTGTGCAG GAAATGACTGGCCTTTGCTACTTTATGCTGGATCAATCAAGAAAGGATTCTGAGTATTGTATGGAAAGTGCCTTTACTACATACTTG AAAATTGGGTCATCTAGTCAGAGAAATGCTTCAAGGTGTGGGCTGTGGTGGGCAGAAATGCTCAAAGCGAGGGGCCAGTTTAAGGATGCAGCAAATATTTATTTCCGCATATCTAATGAG GAACCTTCTTTGCTTGCAGCTGTAATGCTTGAACAGGCATCATACTGCTATTTGCTATCGAGCCCTCCAATGTTACGCAAGTATGGTTTTCATCTTGTTCTGGCTGGTAATCGTTACTACATGTCTGATCAG AGACATCATGCAATTCGGGCTTACAGGAATGCACTTTTTGTTTATAAACAAAATGGTTGGACTTATATCTCTGATCATGTCCACTATAATGTTGGaag GTGGTATTCTTTTATTGGGATTCTTGATGTAGCTGTCAAACACATGCTGGAGGTTTTAGCATGCAGCCATCAGTCCTTGGCAACACAAAATATGTTCCTTAATGATTTTTTTCATATTGTTCAG AGCATgggaaagaaatttgaggtttacAAACTTCGACTTCCTGTTATCAACATGGCCTCGCTCAAAGTTCTCTATGAAGATTTTCGAACATATGCATCTCCTTCAGAT GTCCATGTAAGTGAAAGTTTGTGGCAGTCTTTGGAAGAAGAACTGGTTCCTTCAGCATCCACTGGTAGATCCAACTGGCTGGATTCACAAATAAAATCCTCCTCTTCAAAAAGAAACGATGAGTCACCTGTATGTGTGGCAGGAG AATCTGTTGTAGTGGATCTTGAGTTCATAAACCCTCTTCAGGTTTCAATTTCTGTTTCTGAAATCTCTCTTATCTGTGAGCTCATGGCAAAATCTAAGGAACCAGACACTG GTAGTGCATCACATACAGCACCTGAGGAGGATTCAGAGTTAAAAGACTCTCCTAGTTGTAG GGATTCAAACAGTGATGGCTCCTTTACATTATCAAAGCTTGATGTTGTTTTAGGAGGAGGTGAGACTAAGAGG ATACAATTAGAAGTTAGTCCAAAGATCGAAGGCTTACTGAAAATTAGTGGAGTGAGATGGACTCTGTCAGATATTGTGGTTGGTTATCAGTACTTTGAGTTTGATTCGAAGAACAAAGAGAAGAAAGGGAGAAGAGCTAGGCGTTCTTTAAGCCATAACCTGAGTTTTATTGTGATTAAG GGCCTACCAAAACTTGATGCATGTATTCAGCACCTACCAAAGAAAGTATATGCTGGTGATTTAAGGCTTCTATTGCTTGAGCTTCATAACCAATCAGAATTTTCTGTAAAG AATATTAAAATGAAGATCAGTCATCCAAGATACCTCATTCCTGGGAATATGGAAGATCTAGAAATGGATTTCCCTGAGTGCCTTGAAAAGCAGAAGAGTTCTGGGAGTAAGGAGACACCAGCAAATGTTATGCTGAAGTTTAAGAACCTTTTGTTTTCATTTCCAGAT GATGCCACAATTCAAGGTGGAACTAATTTCACATGGCCTCTTTGGTTTCATGCTGGTCTTAGTGGAAGGATTTCTTTGTACATCTCAATATACTACGAAGTGGCAAGTTGTTCTAGTGACATGAAATATCGTATACTGCGCATGCATCATGACTTGGAG GTATTACCATCATTAGATGTATCATTCCAGATCTCTCCCTGCGAATCAAGCTTGGAAGAGTACTTTGTGCGTATGGATATTTTGAACAGGACAAAGTCAGAGACTTTCTCCCTCAATCAGTTGTCATGTGTTGGCAATCTATGGGAAATATTAGCATTGCCAGAATCGCTTTCTATGCAACCTGTTCAAACATTACTTGCTGGTCAGGCATTGTCATGCTTCTTTAAGCTTAAG GATTGTCGAAAAGTTATAAATACTGAAGGAGAGGTTACTTTGCAAGGAAGTGacctactgatgatttctcacagTTGCAAAGAAGCAATGATTGATGTATCAAGGTCACCTTTGGCTGAATTTCATCAGCATGAAAGATTTCATCAGGGAAAGTCAGCGAAG GGAGATTCAAGCATTGTTGATTTCATCTTGATCTCAAAGATGCAGGGAAATGGTCCTGTCTTTGAGCCAGGAATGCAACCAAAGTtattatcctaccatgcatgtcaTTGCAG TATTAGCAGCAGGTGTCCATTATCTTGGCAAATGAATGGTCCCCGAATGATTAATCATGATTTCTCCGGTTCGTTCTGTGAAGCTAACTTTCACTTGAGAATCCACAGTTGCTCTGATGCTGCTGTTATCATCAGACTGACCACCTATGATACATTACCCGAGAAAAACCAGTCAAGTGATGGAGTTAAGCTTTCTGATTCTGCTGAAAATGAAGGAGGGTGGCATGACATATCCTTGGTTAATGACATGAAAGTTCTCTCCAGCGTCCATGGGAATCGACCCAAGAAATCATCAGTTGACACTTTATCACCCTTTGTTTGGTGTGCGACGAGCTCTACTAAACTAAAGTTGGAACCATTGTGTACAACTGAAATTTCCCTTAAGATCTGTCTATTTGCAGCTGGTACGTACGATTTGTCAAACTATGAATTACACTGGGAGGTAAAGCCACTTGAGGAAGGAATAGCTGGCGTGTCGTCTTCTGGTACGGTTCATGGGCACCCTTTCTATCTTACTGTGCTTCATGCCCCTCGGTGA
- the LOC103982260 gene encoding uncharacterized protein LOC103982260 isoform X2, whose protein sequence is MDPLRSYLGRLLQEEITPVIMVLSTPLVEDACQTNGLNFIELLLPFSVFNKINVPVRTASDQPYRLQMFKLRLAYASDIHLQNYEAAEEHLKKVVLDASQKTLTDLISEPPQLENLLKKSDLCPSWIETFNKELIRTLSFSEHETFDHPVACLLVVSSKDEQPINRFVDILNTNQLPSLLSDGVMDPKVLKHYLLLHDNQDGSPEKITSILAEMRNTYGSNCKLLCINSAQSANGNGKDIQWMPYGSHVLRNDDIACFLSTDDINAVRDFMLDLSSNYVIPHVEQKIRILNQQVAATRKGFRNQIKNLWWRKGKEDTPETANGPIYTFSSIESQIRVLADYAFMLRDYELALSNYRLLSTDYKLDKAWKRYAGVQEMTGLCYFMLDQSRKDSEYCMESAFTTYLKIGSSSQRNASRCGLWWAEMLKARGQFKDAANIYFRISNEEPSLLAAVMLEQASYCYLLSSPPMLRKYGFHLVLAGNRYYMSDQRHHAIRAYRNALFVYKQNGWTYISDHVHYNVGRWYSFIGILDVAVKHMLEVLACSHQSLATQNMFLNDFFHIVQSMGKKFEVYKLRLPVINMASLKVLYEDFRTYASPSDVHVSESLWQSLEEELVPSASTGRSNWLDSQIKSSSSKRNDESPVCVAGESVVVDLEFINPLQVSISVSEISLICELMAKSKEPDTGSASHTAPEEDSELKDSPSCRDSNSDGSFTLSKLDVVLGGGETKRIQLEVSPKIEGLLKISGVRWTLSDIVVGYQYFEFDSKNKEKKGRRARRSLSHNLSFIVIKGLPKLDACIQHLPKKVYAGDLRLLLLELHNQSEFSVKNIKMKISHPRYLIPGNMEDLEMDFPECLEKQKSSGSKETPANVMLKFKNLLFSFPDDATIQGGTNFTWPLWFHAGLSGRISLYISIYYEVASCSSDMKYRILRMHHDLEVLPSLDVSFQISPCESSLEEYFVRMDILNRTKSETFSLNQLSCVGNLWEILALPESLSMQPVQTLLAGQALSCFFKLKDCRKVINTEGEVTLQGSDLLMISHSCKEAMIDVSRSPLAEFHQHERFHQGKSAKGDSSIVDFILISKMQGNGPVFEPGMQPKLLSYHACHCSISSRCPLSWQMNGPRMINHDFSGSFCEANFHLRIHSCSDAAVIIRLTTYDTLPEKNQSSDGVKLSDSAENEGGWHDISLVNDMKVLSSVHGNRPKKSSVDTLSPFVWCATSSTKLKLEPLCTTEISLKICLFAAGTYDLSNYELHWEVKPLEEGIAGVSSSGTVHGHPFYLTVLHAPR, encoded by the exons ATGGATCCTTTAAGATCTTATTTGGGGAGACTGCTACAGGAAGAGATCACTCCAGTGATTATGGTCCTTTCAACTCCGCTTGTTGAAGATGCTTGCCAAACGAATGGACTAAATTTTATTGAGTTGCTTCTTCCATTCTCTGTGTTCAACAAAATTAATG TACCTGTTCGTACTGCAAGTGATCAACCTTATAGGCTACAGATGTTCAAGCTGCGACTGGCTTATGCCTCTGACATACACCTGCAAAATTATGAG GCTGCAGAAGAGCATTTGAAGAAGGTGGTTCTTGATGCCAGCCAAAAGACCCTCACTGATTTGATTTCTGAGCCACCACAACTGGAAAACTTGCTCAAGA AATCAGATTTATGCCCATCATGGATAGAGACCTTCAATAAAGAGCTTATTCGAACACTATCTTTTTCAGAGCATGAAACTTTTGACCACCCTGTGGCAT GTCTACTTGTGGTGTCATCAAAAGATGAACAGCCTATCAATAGATTTGTTGATATTTTGAATACCAATCAATTGCCATCCCTTCTGAGTGATGGTGTAATGGACCCGAAGGTTTTGAAGCATTATCTACTCTTACATGATAACCAAGATGGCTCACCAGAGAA GATAACGAGCATTTTAGCAGAAATGAGGAATACCTATGGCTCAAATTGCAAATTGTTGTGTATTAATTCTGCTCAGAGTGCGAACGGCAACGGGAAAGATATTCAATGGATGCCTTAT GGAAGTCATGTGTTGCGTAATGATGATATTGCTTGCTTCCTTAGCACTGATGATATTAATGCG GTTAGGGACTTCATGCTAGATCTCTCTTCTAATTATGTTATTCCTCACGTGGAGCAAAAGATACGCATCCTCAATCAGCAG GTCGCTGCAACGAGGAAAGGATTTAGAAATCAGATAAAAAACTTATGGTGGAGAAAAGGGAAAGAGGATACACCTGAAACTGCTAATGGTCCTAT TTATACTTTTAGCTCTATTGAGTCTCAGATAAGAGTTCTTGCTGACTATGCCTTTATGTTACGGGACTATGAACTTGCCTTGTCAAATTATCGCTTACTCTCTACCGACTACAAGCTCGATAAAGCTTGGAAGCGTTACGCCGGTGTGCAG GAAATGACTGGCCTTTGCTACTTTATGCTGGATCAATCAAGAAAGGATTCTGAGTATTGTATGGAAAGTGCCTTTACTACATACTTG AAAATTGGGTCATCTAGTCAGAGAAATGCTTCAAGGTGTGGGCTGTGGTGGGCAGAAATGCTCAAAGCGAGGGGCCAGTTTAAGGATGCAGCAAATATTTATTTCCGCATATCTAATGAG GAACCTTCTTTGCTTGCAGCTGTAATGCTTGAACAGGCATCATACTGCTATTTGCTATCGAGCCCTCCAATGTTACGCAAGTATGGTTTTCATCTTGTTCTGGCTGGTAATCGTTACTACATGTCTGATCAG AGACATCATGCAATTCGGGCTTACAGGAATGCACTTTTTGTTTATAAACAAAATGGTTGGACTTATATCTCTGATCATGTCCACTATAATGTTGGaag GTGGTATTCTTTTATTGGGATTCTTGATGTAGCTGTCAAACACATGCTGGAGGTTTTAGCATGCAGCCATCAGTCCTTGGCAACACAAAATATGTTCCTTAATGATTTTTTTCATATTGTTCAG AGCATgggaaagaaatttgaggtttacAAACTTCGACTTCCTGTTATCAACATGGCCTCGCTCAAAGTTCTCTATGAAGATTTTCGAACATATGCATCTCCTTCAGAT GTCCATGTAAGTGAAAGTTTGTGGCAGTCTTTGGAAGAAGAACTGGTTCCTTCAGCATCCACTGGTAGATCCAACTGGCTGGATTCACAAATAAAATCCTCCTCTTCAAAAAGAAACGATGAGTCACCTGTATGTGTGGCAGGAG AATCTGTTGTAGTGGATCTTGAGTTCATAAACCCTCTTCAGGTTTCAATTTCTGTTTCTGAAATCTCTCTTATCTGTGAGCTCATGGCAAAATCTAAGGAACCAGACACTG GTAGTGCATCACATACAGCACCTGAGGAGGATTCAGAGTTAAAAGACTCTCCTAGTTGTAG GGATTCAAACAGTGATGGCTCCTTTACATTATCAAAGCTTGATGTTGTTTTAGGAGGAGGTGAGACTAAGAGG ATACAATTAGAAGTTAGTCCAAAGATCGAAGGCTTACTGAAAATTAGTGGAGTGAGATGGACTCTGTCAGATATTGTGGTTGGTTATCAGTACTTTGAGTTTGATTCGAAGAACAAAGAGAAGAAAGGGAGAAGAGCTAGGCGTTCTTTAAGCCATAACCTGAGTTTTATTGTGATTAAG GGCCTACCAAAACTTGATGCATGTATTCAGCACCTACCAAAGAAAGTATATGCTGGTGATTTAAGGCTTCTATTGCTTGAGCTTCATAACCAATCAGAATTTTCTGTAAAG AATATTAAAATGAAGATCAGTCATCCAAGATACCTCATTCCTGGGAATATGGAAGATCTAGAAATGGATTTCCCTGAGTGCCTTGAAAAGCAGAAGAGTTCTGGGAGTAAGGAGACACCAGCAAATGTTATGCTGAAGTTTAAGAACCTTTTGTTTTCATTTCCAGAT GATGCCACAATTCAAGGTGGAACTAATTTCACATGGCCTCTTTGGTTTCATGCTGGTCTTAGTGGAAGGATTTCTTTGTACATCTCAATATACTACGAAGTGGCAAGTTGTTCTAGTGACATGAAATATCGTATACTGCGCATGCATCATGACTTGGAG GTATTACCATCATTAGATGTATCATTCCAGATCTCTCCCTGCGAATCAAGCTTGGAAGAGTACTTTGTGCGTATGGATATTTTGAACAGGACAAAGTCAGAGACTTTCTCCCTCAATCAGTTGTCATGTGTTGGCAATCTATGGGAAATATTAGCATTGCCAGAATCGCTTTCTATGCAACCTGTTCAAACATTACTTGCTGGTCAGGCATTGTCATGCTTCTTTAAGCTTAAG GATTGTCGAAAAGTTATAAATACTGAAGGAGAGGTTACTTTGCAAGGAAGTGacctactgatgatttctcacagTTGCAAAGAAGCAATGATTGATGTATCAAGGTCACCTTTGGCTGAATTTCATCAGCATGAAAGATTTCATCAGGGAAAGTCAGCGAAG GGAGATTCAAGCATTGTTGATTTCATCTTGATCTCAAAGATGCAGGGAAATGGTCCTGTCTTTGAGCCAGGAATGCAACCAAAGTtattatcctaccatgcatgtcaTTGCAG TATTAGCAGCAGGTGTCCATTATCTTGGCAAATGAATGGTCCCCGAATGATTAATCATGATTTCTCCGGTTCGTTCTGTGAAGCTAACTTTCACTTGAGAATCCACAGTTGCTCTGATGCTGCTGTTATCATCAGACTGACCACCTATGATACATTACCCGAGAAAAACCAGTCAAGTGATGGAGTTAAGCTTTCTGATTCTGCTGAAAATGAAGGAGGGTGGCATGACATATCCTTGGTTAATGACATGAAAGTTCTCTCCAGCGTCCATGGGAATCGACCCAAGAAATCATCAGTTGACACTTTATCACCCTTTGTTTGGTGTGCGACGAGCTCTACTAAACTAAAGTTGGAACCATTGTGTACAACTGAAATTTCCCTTAAGATCTGTCTATTTGCAGCTGGTACGTACGATTTGTCAAACTATGAATTACACTGGGAGGTAAAGCCACTTGAGGAAGGAATAGCTGGCGTGTCGTCTTCTGGTACGGTTCATGGGCACCCTTTCTATCTTACTGTGCTTCATGCCCCTCGGTGA